The Gammaproteobacteria bacterium DNA segment CCCAGCCGCTCCGCCGCCGCGACCGCCGCGTCGGCATCGCGCGCCGCGATACTGGGGATCACCGGGATGTGAAAGGCCTCCAGCAGCGCCTTGGCCTCGGTTTCGGTCAGGGTATCGCGCCCCTGCGCCAGCGCGACCCGCACCAGCCCGCGCGCCCGCGCGAGGTCCGGCGGCTCGTGATAGGACAGCGGCGCCGGCACCTGCAGCAGCAACTGCTGGTTGTGGTGGTGGCTGGCGAGATAGGAGAAGGCCTCGACCGCCTCCTCCGGCGTCTCGAACTGCGGGATGCGGTGGCGCGCGAACAGCGCGCGCGCCGCCTCCACCTGGGTATCGCCCATCCAGCAGGCCAGCACCGGCTTGGACGCGCCCGTCGCGGCGGCGACCACGGCCTCGGCCGCCGCGCGCGGGTGCGTCATCGCCTGCGGCGTCAGCATCGCGAGCACGCCGTCGACGGCTGGGTCGGCGAGACAGCCGGCGACTGCCGCGCGGTACAGCTCCGGGCCGGCATCGCCGAGCAGATCGATCGGATTTCCGCGCGACCAGCGCGCGCCGAGCTGTTGCGCAAGCGCGTTCACGGTCGCATCGGACAGGCGCGCCAGCGCCACGCCCTGCTCCGCCGCGCGATCCGCCGCCATCACGCCGGGACCGCCGCCGTTGGTGACGATGGCGAGACGGTTGCCCTGCGCATGGCTGCCGCCGGCCAGGATCTCGGCGGCGGAGAACATCTGCTGCACGGTGAAGGCGCGCACCGCGCCGGCGCGACGCAAGGCCGCATCGAAGACGTCGTCGCCGCCGACCAGCGCGCCGGTGTGCGACATCGCCGCGTGCGCGCCTTCGCCGTGGCGCCCGGCCTTGATTGCCACCACCGGCTTCAGGCGCGCGGCCGCGCGCAGGCCGCTCATGAAGTTGCGCGCGTCGCGCACGCTCTCGATGTAGAGCAGGATGCCACGCGTGGGCGCGTCCAGCGCGAGGTAACCGAGCAGGTCGCCGAAATCGACGTCGATGGCGTTGCCGAGCGAGACCACGGCGGAGAAGCCGATGCCGCGCGCCTGCGCCCAGTCGAGGATGGCGGTGCACAGCGCGCCGGACTGCGAGACCAGCGCGAGCTGGCCGGGCGGCGCCTGGTTGTTGCTGAAGGTCGCGTTCAGCCCGACGCGCGGGACCATGATGCCGAGGCAGTTCGGCCCGACCAGGCGCACGCCGCGAGCCTGCGCGGTCGCGCGCACCTGCTGTTCCAGCGTGCGCCCGGGCTCGCCCGTTTCACCGAAGCCCGCCGACAGCACCACCGCCGCGCGCACGCCGGCGGCCCCGCACTGATCGATGATCGCGGGCACGGTGGCGGCCGGCGTCGCGATGACGGCGAGATCAACCGGCGCGCCGGCCTCCGCCAGCGTGGCGTGGCACGTCAACCCCTGTACGGTCGTGTGCTTGGGATTGATCGGATGGATGGCGCCCCGGAAACCGCCCGCACGCAGATTGCGCAGCACGATCTCCCCCACCGCCTCGGGCCGCTCGGTGGCGCCGAAGACGGCGACCGAACGCGGGGCGAACAGGCGATCGAGATAGTGGGGGCCCATACAAACGACGGTAAGGAGTGAGGCGTTAGGTGTGAGGAGTCAAGTATGAATCACGTCCAAACTTTCGCCTAACGCCTCACTCCTCACACCTCACGTTTTATTCCGGCCATTCCAGCGTGTATTCGAACGCCGCGGTGCGGGCCTGGCCGGCGCAGGTGAAGGTGACCTCGATGCGCCAGTCGCCGCCCATGGAGTACTCGAACCCGGTCCCGGTGTAGGCGCCGCCGCCCGCATCCTTCATCGGGATGACGGTGGTATCGCTCGACATTTCCATTCCGGGCATGTGCTGCTGCAGCGTGACGGCGCAGCCGTCGGCGGGTGATCCGTCACGGCTCAGGGTGAATTTCAGTTCCGCCGGCGAACCCACCTTGAGCGGCGCCGGGTTCGTGCGCAGCGCGGCGGTGTAGCCATCGACCGTGGTCGTCTGCGCGTCGCCCCAGCCGGAGCACGCGGCGAGCCCCAACAGGACGGTCAGAACAAAGGTGCGTTTCATGATCCCCTCAGTGTGGTTTTGCCTGGATCAGTTCGATGCGGTAACCGTCGGGATCCTCGACGAAGGCGATGACGGTGGTGCCGTGCTTCATCGGGCCCGCCTCGCGCACCACCTTGCCGCCGCGGCGCCGGATCTCGTCGCAGGCCGCGTAGGCATCCGCCACCTCGACGGCGATGTGGCCGAAGGCGGTGCCCATCTCGTATTTGTCGGTACCCCAGTTGTAGGTCAGCTCGATGACCGCGCCTTCGGCCTCCGGGCCGAAACCGACGAAGGCCAGCGTGAACTTGCCCTCGGGATACTCCTGCAGCCGCAGCAGGCGCATGCCGAGCACCTCGGTATAGAACTTGAGCGAGCGGTCGAGGTCGCCGACGCGGATCATGGTATGGAGAATGCGCATGGCGCCAGTGTACGGGCAAACGCCGCCCGAGAAAAGTGCGGCGCGGGGACGCCCTACTCGTGGCGCAGCGCCTCGATCGGGTCGAGCCGCGCCGCGCGCCGCGCGGGGAAATAGCCGAACAGCACGCCGATGCCCGCCGAGAACAGGAAGGACACCAGGTTGATGCCGGGCTGGAACAGATACGGCACCTGCATCACCTGCGCCAGCACGAAGGAGGCGATGGTGGCGATCAGCACGCCGATCAGTCCGCCCAGCGAGGCGAGCACCACGGCCTCGATCAGGAACTGCAGCAGCACCTCGTATTCGAGCGCGCCGATCGCGAGGCGCAGGCCGATCTCGCGCGTGCGCTCGGTGACGCTGACCAGCATGATGTTCATGATGCCGATGCCGCCCACCAGCAGGCTGACCGCGGCGACCGCGCCGAGCAGCGTGGTCATCACGCGGGTGGCGCTCGACATGGTATCGGCGATCTGGCGCGTGTCGAGCACGTTGAAATTGTCGATGTCGGCGGCGGACAGCTTGCGGCGCTCGCGCAGCAGCTCGGTGACGGCCGCCTGCACCTGCGCGCTGTCGGCGCCGTCCTCCATCGACACCAGCAGGGTGCGGACATTGAGGTTGCCGGTCACGCGGCGCTGCATGGTCCGCAGCGGCAGCACGATAGTGTCGTCCTGATCCATGCCCATGGCGCCCTGCCCCTTCGCGGCCAGCAGGCCGATCACGACACAGGAGAACTGCTTGACGCGGATGCTCTGTCCCAGCGGGTCGGCGCCGCCGAACAGCTCGCGCCGCACCGTGGCCCCGATGACGCACACCGCCGCGCCGGCGCGCTCCTCCGCCGCGTCGAAGATGCGGCCGCCGGCCAGTGTCCAGTTGCTGATGTCGAAGTAATTGGCGCTGGAGCCGGAGGCGCTGGTGGACCAGTTGTTGGCGCCATAGACCACCGTCACGGTGGACGTCACCTGCGGCGCCACCGCCCGCACGCCGCCGATCTGGGTCGCGATCGCCACGCCGTCGGCCTCCTTGAACGGCGGCGCGCCGAAGCCGCCGCCGCCCGGCCCCAGGCGCTGGCCCGGGCGCACCATGAGCAGGTTGCTGCCCAGGCTGGAGATCTGGTCCGACACCGCCTGCGTCGCGCCGCGCCCGAGCGTCACCATGGTGATCACCGCGCTGACGCCGATGACGATGCCGAGGATGGTGAGAAACGAGCGCAGCAGGTTGCGGCGGATCTCGCGCAGCGCGAGCAGCAGCGCATTCCACCACATCAGACCGTCTCCGCGCGTTGCGGCGCCCGCGGCGCGCCGTCGCCGTCGATGCGGCCGTCGAG contains these protein-coding regions:
- a CDS encoding ABC transporter permease, with the translated sequence MWWNALLLALREIRRNLLRSFLTILGIVIGVSAVITMVTLGRGATQAVSDQISSLGSNLLMVRPGQRLGPGGGGFGAPPFKEADGVAIATQIGGVRAVAPQVTSTVTVVYGANNWSTSASGSSANYFDISNWTLAGGRIFDAAEERAGAAVCVIGATVRRELFGGADPLGQSIRVKQFSCVVIGLLAAKGQGAMGMDQDDTIVLPLRTMQRRVTGNLNVRTLLVSMEDGADSAQVQAAVTELLRERRKLSAADIDNFNVLDTRQIADTMSSATRVMTTLLGAVAAVSLLVGGIGIMNIMLVSVTERTREIGLRLAIGALEYEVLLQFLIEAVVLASLGGLIGVLIATIASFVLAQVMQVPYLFQPGINLVSFLFSAGIGVLFGYFPARRAARLDPIEALRHE
- a CDS encoding GNAT family N-acetyltransferase — its product is MGPHYLDRLFAPRSVAVFGATERPEAVGEIVLRNLRAGGFRGAIHPINPKHTTVQGLTCHATLAEAGAPVDLAVIATPAATVPAIIDQCGAAGVRAAVVLSAGFGETGEPGRTLEQQVRATAQARGVRLVGPNCLGIMVPRVGLNATFSNNQAPPGQLALVSQSGALCTAILDWAQARGIGFSAVVSLGNAIDVDFGDLLGYLALDAPTRGILLYIESVRDARNFMSGLRAAARLKPVVAIKAGRHGEGAHAAMSHTGALVGGDDVFDAALRRAGAVRAFTVQQMFSAAEILAGGSHAQGNRLAIVTNGGGPGVMAADRAAEQGVALARLSDATVNALAQQLGARWSRGNPIDLLGDAGPELYRAAVAGCLADPAVDGVLAMLTPQAMTHPRAAAEAVVAAATGASKPVLACWMGDTQVEAARALFARHRIPQFETPEEAVEAFSYLASHHHNQQLLLQVPAPLSYHEPPDLARARGLVRVALAQGRDTLTETEAKALLEAFHIPVIPSIAARDADAAVAAAERLGYPVALKIDSPDITHKTDVGGVRLDIAGTAELRAACADLLESVQRQRPDATLHGVTVEPMARNPNTRELLVGVVADPVFGPAISCGAGGTLVEVLHDRAVALPPLNDFIASEMIAGTRVSRLLREFRGMKPAKLSALVTVLRRVSDLVCALPELRELDINPLVIDDRGVLALDARARIAPAVPGARPYAHMAIHPYPAELSISYPLPDGTDVTLRPIRPEDAHIEQEFVRGLSPQAKYLRFMQSLQELTPAMLMRFTQIDYDLEMALIAVVSQGGQEREVAVARYVVNPDHRSCEFAIVVADAWHRKGIGHRLMQRLIEIARARGLESMEGEVLAQNTEMLALAEALGFCVSEVAGAENVRRVTLAL
- a CDS encoding FixH family protein: MKRTFVLTVLLGLAACSGWGDAQTTTVDGYTAALRTNPAPLKVGSPAELKFTLSRDGSPADGCAVTLQQHMPGMEMSSDTTVIPMKDAGGGAYTGTGFEYSMGGDWRIEVTFTCAGQARTAAFEYTLEWPE
- the gloA gene encoding lactoylglutathione lyase; this encodes MRILHTMIRVGDLDRSLKFYTEVLGMRLLRLQEYPEGKFTLAFVGFGPEAEGAVIELTYNWGTDKYEMGTAFGHIAVEVADAYAACDEIRRRGGKVVREAGPMKHGTTVIAFVEDPDGYRIELIQAKPH